Proteins encoded by one window of Alkalinema sp. FACHB-956:
- the hpsN gene encoding hormogonium polysaccharide biosynthesis glycosyltransferase HpsN, protein MLPLISVIIPTYGREEPLVVSIRDVLKQDYPQFEVLVVDQTPTHGPEVQAFLEEMAAAGKIRWFRLNWASLPGARNYAVRQAKGDVMLFLDDDVELPAGFLAAHAQNYDRPEVGAVAGRVLDRMKLADHAAGLVVEDLPPEAMDPGIAWYHINLVHTVKPQRVLSARGCNMSYRREIFYKHQIWFDERFRGSAVREESDFCLRIRKTGLQIWYDPTAQLVHLGEETGGCHDISTRSMQYQITFYHNHFLMGLKNLTPWQAVRFFSKLFDCHVLGHPPCYKSKSPIKILTRGGFFCLAFLATLKTLVQSYWDDGQVYTRKARALDS, encoded by the coding sequence ATGCTGCCATTGATTTCCGTCATCATCCCCACCTATGGGCGAGAAGAACCGCTGGTGGTTTCGATTCGAGATGTGTTGAAACAGGACTATCCGCAGTTTGAAGTGCTGGTGGTCGATCAGACGCCGACCCATGGGCCGGAGGTGCAGGCGTTTCTGGAAGAGATGGCTGCTGCGGGAAAAATTCGCTGGTTCCGACTGAATTGGGCCAGTTTGCCGGGGGCGCGGAACTATGCGGTGCGGCAGGCAAAGGGCGATGTCATGCTGTTTTTGGATGATGATGTGGAGTTACCAGCGGGCTTTTTGGCGGCCCATGCCCAGAATTACGATCGCCCGGAGGTGGGGGCGGTGGCGGGACGGGTGCTAGATCGGATGAAGTTGGCGGATCATGCGGCGGGTTTGGTAGTGGAAGATTTGCCGCCGGAAGCCATGGATCCGGGAATTGCTTGGTATCACATCAACCTGGTGCATACGGTGAAGCCGCAGCGGGTTTTGAGTGCACGGGGCTGCAATATGTCCTACCGCCGAGAAATTTTTTACAAACACCAAATTTGGTTTGATGAGCGGTTTCGAGGGAGCGCGGTGCGGGAGGAATCGGATTTTTGTCTGAGAATCCGCAAAACGGGTTTGCAGATTTGGTACGACCCCACGGCGCAATTGGTGCATCTGGGGGAAGAAACCGGCGGCTGTCACGACATCAGCACCCGATCGATGCAGTACCAAATTACTTTCTATCACAACCACTTTTTGATGGGCTTGAAAAATCTGACGCCCTGGCAAGCGGTGCGATTTTTTAGCAAATTATTTGATTGTCACGTTCTGGGCCATCCCCCCTGCTACAAGAGCAAATCTCCGATTAAAATCCTGACGCGCGGCGGCTTTTTTTGTTTAGCGTTTTTAGCGACTTTGAAAACGTTAGTCCAGTCCTATTGGGATGACGGTCAGGTTTACACGCGCAAAGCTCGCGCGTTGGATAGCTAA
- a CDS encoding glycosyltransferase family 2 protein, whose translation MTSPSRPASVRSIAASADAMRIEAIDREETPLTVPSVPTAALLAAPQGDLIVPALSLEFPLAFSLIIPTYNEANNIQRLVEILSSTLDQVLRHDYELIVVDDDSPDRTWEKALALAPHYPQLRVVRRQGERGLSTAVIRGWQVAQGRVLGVIDGDLQHPPEVLLGLWTQMIQGANLAVASRHVDGGGISEWSLFRRMTSRGAQILGLLILPHVLGRVSDPMSGYFLVQRSAIGDRALNPAGYKILLEVIGRGRIGQIAEVGYVFQERQDGESKVTGQQYWEYIQHLLRLRWAKRDRTALKKLNQRFPIGKFLRFGIVGFSGLAVDMAVFAVLFGLLGPSRAVLAAVLSAEVALINNFVWNDFWTFGEISRGQPGKRRWLKRLLKFNVVCGTGIVLQGSLMGLFSTVLGLNPFLAKLLAIAIVVMWNFWVNLKLNWRVTDVKK comes from the coding sequence ATGACGAGTCCTTCCCGCCCTGCTTCTGTCCGTTCTATTGCCGCTAGCGCCGACGCTATGCGAATTGAGGCCATCGATCGAGAGGAAACCCCTTTGACTGTTCCGTCTGTTCCCACTGCTGCTCTATTAGCTGCGCCCCAAGGCGACTTGATCGTTCCTGCATTGTCGTTGGAGTTTCCCCTCGCATTTTCGTTAATTATTCCCACCTACAACGAAGCTAATAATATTCAGCGCTTAGTAGAAATCCTCAGTTCTACGCTGGATCAAGTGTTGCGCCACGATTATGAACTGATTGTCGTGGATGATGATAGCCCCGATCGGACTTGGGAAAAAGCCCTCGCCCTCGCCCCCCACTATCCTCAACTACGGGTTGTCCGGCGACAGGGAGAACGGGGACTATCTACGGCAGTGATTCGCGGTTGGCAGGTGGCCCAGGGGCGGGTGTTAGGGGTGATCGATGGGGATTTGCAGCATCCGCCGGAGGTGTTGCTGGGGTTGTGGACGCAGATGATCCAGGGAGCCAATTTAGCGGTGGCCAGTCGCCATGTCGATGGGGGGGGCATCAGTGAATGGAGCCTGTTTCGGCGAATGACTTCGCGGGGGGCACAGATCTTGGGGTTACTGATCCTGCCCCATGTCCTCGGTCGTGTGTCCGATCCGATGAGTGGGTATTTTCTGGTGCAACGATCGGCGATCGGCGATCGCGCCCTCAATCCAGCGGGCTACAAGATTTTGCTAGAGGTGATTGGACGCGGGCGCATTGGCCAGATTGCTGAGGTGGGTTATGTGTTCCAGGAACGGCAGGATGGGGAAAGCAAGGTAACTGGACAGCAGTATTGGGAATACATCCAACATCTACTGCGGTTACGCTGGGCCAAACGCGATCGCACGGCGCTGAAAAAGCTGAACCAACGCTTTCCGATCGGCAAGTTTTTGCGCTTCGGGATCGTGGGCTTTAGTGGCTTAGCTGTGGACATGGCCGTGTTTGCGGTGCTGTTTGGGCTGCTGGGGCCAAGTCGGGCAGTCCTAGCGGCGGTACTTTCGGCGGAAGTCGCACTGATTAATAACTTCGTTTGGAATGATTTCTGGACGTTTGGCGAAATTTCTCGCGGTCAACCGGGCAAACGGCGCTGGTTGAAACGCTTACTGAAATTCAATGTCGTCTGCGGTACGGGGATTGTCTTGCAAGGCTCGCTGATGGGACTGTTTAGCACAGTACTGGGCTTGAACCCATTCCTAGCAAAGTTACTGGCGATCGCGATCGTAGTGATGTGGAACTTCTGGGTCAACCTCAAGCTCAATTGGCGCGTCACCGATGTCAAAAAGTAA
- a CDS encoding ATP-binding protein produces the protein MLKRPRSLNDLLKPSSPAQLTQVDGIADPSCLSPPNWLKQLIQQPKWYFIYYILAGCNVVTMLATLSLNHQITCIYDRSVTINQTWATRQQTYSQLGTLAIALNAPGNNVFNSRNIDAESKELKRAAKQFHTLLQQVKTDLTQQVSPNLANPLLMNLDGLDLDAIGMQSEAELIFSYLRQNQIAQASIHMSNMDQYNIKISATIAKLREQINQIQQQRFAEQHTEIAMLKLYEYVLAGCVGMITLAVTAYGLRLAQTAQQTAKDREQAIVQLQQTEAYLLEKNQQLEQALQQIQQTPQLIQTEKMASLGQLVAGVAHEINNPVNFIYGNLKHTQQSIQDLLSLIALYQTLPDQDTRGMAEQAIAEKMEEIDFDYLVDDLPKQLASMQTGADRIRQIVLSLRTFSRLDESDCKTVNLHDGIDSTLLLLQHRFKSRNHHPCIQIIKEYGDLPLIECYAGQLNQVFMNILANALDALEECMEGAGTDSEKSYQITIRTSVIQSRWVQIEIVDNGVGMTEQTRQQIFDPFFTTKPVGKGTGMGMSISYQIITEKHGGHLECYSTPGQGTEFIIQIPIHQRRESFERSVHPCSIAT, from the coding sequence GTGCTGAAACGTCCAAGATCACTCAATGATTTGTTGAAACCCTCTTCTCCCGCGCAACTGACTCAAGTTGACGGGATCGCAGATCCATCCTGCCTATCTCCGCCCAACTGGCTCAAGCAACTGATCCAACAGCCGAAATGGTATTTCATTTACTATATTTTGGCTGGTTGCAACGTTGTTACGATGCTAGCCACGCTCTCCCTCAATCATCAGATTACGTGCATCTACGATCGCTCAGTTACCATTAACCAAACTTGGGCAACACGCCAGCAGACCTATTCTCAGCTAGGTACTTTGGCGATCGCCCTCAATGCCCCCGGAAATAACGTTTTTAACTCCCGGAACATTGATGCGGAATCCAAGGAACTGAAGCGGGCCGCCAAACAATTTCACACGCTGCTCCAACAGGTCAAAACTGACCTAACCCAGCAAGTATCACCGAATCTGGCAAATCCTTTACTCATGAACCTGGATGGGTTGGATCTGGATGCCATTGGGATGCAAAGTGAAGCGGAATTGATCTTCTCTTACCTGCGCCAAAATCAAATTGCCCAAGCCAGTATCCATATGTCAAATATGGATCAGTACAATATCAAAATCAGCGCAACGATCGCAAAACTACGGGAACAGATTAACCAAATTCAGCAGCAACGATTTGCAGAGCAACACACCGAAATTGCAATGCTGAAGCTGTATGAGTATGTGCTGGCAGGCTGTGTCGGTATGATCACACTCGCTGTCACGGCCTATGGCCTGCGGTTGGCGCAGACTGCCCAGCAAACGGCCAAGGATCGTGAACAGGCGATCGTTCAACTCCAACAAACAGAAGCTTATTTGCTGGAGAAAAATCAACAATTAGAACAAGCCCTTCAGCAAATTCAACAAACGCCCCAACTGATTCAAACGGAAAAAATGGCGAGTTTAGGTCAACTGGTGGCAGGGGTTGCCCACGAGATCAATAACCCTGTCAACTTCATTTACGGCAACCTGAAACATACGCAACAATCCATTCAAGATTTGCTGAGTTTAATTGCGCTCTACCAAACTCTACCCGATCAGGATACACGGGGAATGGCGGAACAGGCGATCGCTGAAAAGATGGAGGAAATTGATTTTGACTATCTCGTGGATGATTTGCCCAAGCAATTAGCATCCATGCAAACAGGGGCCGATCGGATTCGTCAAATTGTTCTTTCTCTGCGCACTTTTTCGCGCCTAGATGAATCGGATTGTAAAACGGTCAATCTCCATGATGGCATTGACAGTACGTTATTACTCCTACAGCATCGGTTCAAAAGTCGAAACCATCACCCTTGCATCCAGATCATTAAAGAATATGGTGATCTGCCATTGATCGAATGCTATGCCGGACAGCTCAATCAGGTATTTATGAACATTCTGGCGAATGCTTTGGATGCGCTAGAAGAATGCATGGAGGGTGCTGGAACAGATAGTGAGAAATCCTACCAAATTACCATTCGCACATCAGTGATTCAGTCCCGTTGGGTTCAAATTGAAATCGTTGACAACGGCGTAGGAATGACAGAACAAACTCGGCAGCAAATCTTTGATCCTTTTTTCACCACCAAGCCTGTCGGCAAAGGGACAGGCATGGGGATGTCCATCAGCTATCAAATCATTACCGAAAAGCATGGAGGCCACCTGGAATGCTATTCCACACCGGGTCAAGGCACTGAATTTATAATTCAAATTCCCATCCATCAACGTAGGGAATCCTTCGAGCGATCGGTTCATCCATGCTCAATAGCTACTTGA
- the hpsO gene encoding hormogonium polysaccharide biosynthesis glycosyltransferase HpsO produces MRILVVSHSYIVDLNCEKLRSLAKLDPAIEVTIVVPKRWRPGGVMKNVVEARAWQDGNFRVVPVLNYSQNNQGLLCFGPELITLLRQFRPDVIQVEQGVKSLAYAQLIMLDRLLNLRAKRLFFTWWNLPYQLKFPVSLIEKFNLANTDGIVVGNQAGYEIFKQKGYDRAMQIMPQLGVDDRIFQPQRQPELRSHLGIAPTDFVIGFVGRFVPEKGLMTLLQAAAGLGQRPWKLLLLGRGPLQEELLTTATELGIRDRLILVESVPHAEVYRYINSMDTLVLPSETTYQFKTLTAVGWQEQFGHVLIEAMACQVPVIGSDSGEIPNVIADAGLVFPEGDREALGDRLMQLIDRPEFAQDMGQRGYQRAMVKYTNQALAKELLAFYQTVV; encoded by the coding sequence ATGCGAATTTTGGTGGTCAGTCATTCCTATATTGTGGATTTGAACTGCGAAAAGTTGCGATCGTTGGCGAAGCTCGATCCGGCGATCGAAGTGACGATCGTCGTACCGAAGCGCTGGCGGCCCGGTGGGGTGATGAAAAACGTGGTGGAGGCGCGGGCTTGGCAGGATGGCAATTTCCGGGTGGTTCCGGTGTTGAACTACAGCCAAAATAACCAAGGTTTGCTGTGTTTTGGGCCGGAGTTGATTACACTCTTGCGCCAGTTTCGCCCGGATGTGATTCAGGTGGAACAGGGGGTGAAGTCCCTGGCCTATGCGCAGTTGATTATGCTCGATCGCCTGCTAAATTTGCGGGCTAAACGGTTGTTTTTTACCTGGTGGAATCTGCCCTATCAGTTGAAATTTCCGGTTTCGCTGATTGAAAAATTCAATTTAGCGAATACTGATGGCATTGTTGTTGGCAATCAGGCGGGTTACGAAATTTTCAAACAAAAGGGCTACGATCGCGCAATGCAGATTATGCCGCAGTTGGGGGTTGATGATCGCATTTTCCAACCGCAACGCCAACCGGAACTGCGATCGCACTTGGGGATTGCCCCTACGGATTTTGTGATTGGTTTTGTGGGGCGGTTCGTGCCGGAAAAAGGGTTGATGACGTTGCTTCAGGCGGCAGCAGGGTTGGGACAGCGGCCTTGGAAGTTGCTGCTGTTGGGTCGTGGGCCTTTGCAGGAGGAACTGTTAACGACGGCGACGGAATTGGGGATTCGCGATCGGTTGATTCTGGTGGAAAGTGTGCCCCATGCGGAGGTCTATCGCTATATCAACAGTATGGACACGTTGGTGTTGCCGTCGGAAACTACCTATCAATTCAAAACGCTGACAGCGGTGGGTTGGCAGGAGCAGTTTGGCCATGTGCTGATTGAAGCGATGGCTTGCCAAGTTCCGGTGATTGGTTCTGATTCTGGTGAAATTCCCAATGTGATTGCGGATGCAGGGTTGGTGTTTCCGGAGGGTGATCGGGAGGCGCTGGGCGATCGCTTAATGCAACTGATCGATCGTCCAGAATTTGCCCAGGACATGGGACAGCGGGGCTATCAACGGGCGATGGTGAAATATACCAATCAGGCGTTGGCTAAGGAATTGCTTGCGTTTTATCAAACAGTTGTGTGA
- a CDS encoding Uma2 family endonuclease, whose translation MTLSSTHRKLTLEEYLTYDDGTDTRYELVDGELVEMPPETRQNNAIAVKLLLEFARYLPQQLIAWNAEIEVSGRLANTRCPDLLILTPEAATALEGTSRATITREMPPPALVVEVVSPGVNNRIRDYRHKHTEYAARCIAEYWIVDPQEKQITVCQWVEGAYTDRVFQGGDRVISHIVPEFTLTPDQMFELQA comes from the coding sequence ATGACCCTCAGTAGCACCCACAGAAAACTTACCTTGGAGGAATATCTAACCTATGACGATGGCACGGATACTCGCTACGAATTGGTGGATGGAGAGTTAGTAGAAATGCCACCGGAAACGCGCCAGAACAATGCGATCGCCGTCAAGCTCTTACTGGAATTTGCTAGATATTTACCGCAACAATTGATTGCCTGGAATGCAGAAATTGAAGTGAGTGGACGGTTGGCCAATACGCGCTGCCCTGATTTACTGATCTTGACGCCAGAAGCGGCCACGGCCTTGGAGGGAACCTCTCGGGCCACGATTACCCGAGAGATGCCGCCCCCCGCGTTAGTCGTTGAAGTCGTGAGTCCAGGGGTCAATAATCGCATTCGGGATTATCGTCACAAGCATACGGAATACGCCGCCCGTTGCATTGCAGAATATTGGATTGTCGATCCCCAGGAAAAGCAAATAACCGTTTGCCAATGGGTTGAAGGAGCCTACACTGATCGCGTATTCCAAGGCGGCGATCGGGTCATTTCTCACATCGTGCCAGAATTTACCTTGACGCCCGATCAGATGTTTGAACTGCAAGCTTGA
- the hpsL gene encoding hormogonium polysaccharide biosynthesis protein HpsL, producing the protein MFGFLAWVSRWGSWLEFSAGRKSRGGNQGGNQGEIGHSESTPFVLPQPMAKSNSRKSSKSSKAAKRQSASSPESIEQPTLTLKEQLAAKRKAAKAKQELTQFLTIATVCSIFVALLLAIVGGVKGAVGGMVGTLVLLLAFKYPWQALYGFWIYLPLGGTITYSIGGGSNPVLQLAKDIFYLPALIATIQLCQRKKLPFILPTGLKTPLLLLLGYCLLVLLFVNGAQQLAPKGDKPFLMGLLGLKVFLGYVPLISCAYYFLNKRSDFYRLMRITAVLTLVCCGLAFAQYMMLKTGRCQGTVGSGAELFKASLGARCLVGGSLLYNEEQGVIRLPGTFVAPWQWGWFLISAAFFSFATAFSDRSFLWRLVGMGAMAGTLAMAVLSGQRIALAIVPIVFAVLLVVTGQVANLKRFLPIGITLGVFAAIAMAAYPEVVQERLDSFSSRWEAAPPTEFIASQFDFVSDLAGVLGRGLGRATNSARSFGETKLIETYYPKLLFEIGPIGVLLFLVVVTTLTVVTFRAYRQLKDKNLRGMGAALWVFILFISYNTYYYPLDVDPVGVYYWFMAGALLKLPELEKTEVPQLAEATATPPKGKRRKSSPRSR; encoded by the coding sequence ATGTTTGGGTTCCTAGCTTGGGTGTCTCGCTGGGGTTCCTGGCTTGAGTTCTCAGCAGGGCGCAAATCAAGGGGGGGAAATCAAGGGGGAAATCAAGGGGAAATCGGGCATTCTGAGAGTACCCCCTTTGTCCTTCCCCAGCCCATGGCCAAGTCAAACTCCCGAAAATCCAGCAAATCTTCCAAGGCCGCGAAACGCCAGTCCGCAAGCAGCCCGGAATCCATCGAACAGCCGACCCTGACGCTGAAAGAACAACTGGCGGCAAAACGTAAAGCAGCTAAGGCTAAACAAGAATTGACGCAGTTTTTGACGATCGCGACGGTTTGTTCGATCTTCGTTGCGCTGTTGTTGGCGATCGTGGGGGGTGTCAAAGGTGCCGTGGGGGGCATGGTGGGAACGCTGGTGCTGCTGCTCGCGTTTAAATATCCCTGGCAGGCGCTCTACGGCTTTTGGATTTATTTGCCCCTGGGGGGAACGATCACCTATTCGATCGGGGGCGGCAGTAACCCTGTGTTGCAATTGGCCAAGGATATTTTCTATCTCCCGGCACTGATTGCCACAATCCAACTGTGCCAGCGGAAAAAATTACCTTTCATCCTGCCCACTGGCTTGAAAACACCGCTCTTGTTGTTACTGGGGTACTGCCTGTTGGTTCTGCTGTTTGTCAATGGAGCCCAGCAACTGGCCCCCAAGGGAGATAAACCCTTTTTGATGGGGCTTTTGGGCTTGAAGGTTTTTCTGGGTTACGTACCGCTGATTTCCTGTGCTTACTATTTTTTAAATAAGCGATCGGATTTTTATCGCCTAATGCGGATTACGGCGGTGTTGACCCTGGTGTGCTGTGGCTTGGCGTTTGCCCAATACATGATGCTGAAAACTGGTCGCTGTCAGGGCACGGTCGGATCCGGTGCGGAGTTGTTTAAAGCCTCCCTAGGCGCGCGGTGTTTGGTAGGAGGCTCGCTGCTGTACAACGAGGAGCAGGGGGTGATCCGCCTACCGGGAACCTTTGTGGCCCCCTGGCAGTGGGGCTGGTTTCTGATTTCGGCGGCCTTTTTTAGTTTTGCAACGGCCTTTAGCGATCGCAGTTTTCTCTGGCGGTTGGTAGGGATGGGCGCAATGGCCGGAACCCTAGCGATGGCCGTGCTGTCGGGACAACGGATTGCCCTCGCGATCGTGCCGATCGTGTTTGCGGTGCTGCTGGTCGTGACGGGTCAGGTGGCCAACCTAAAGCGCTTTTTGCCGATCGGGATCACGCTGGGGGTATTTGCCGCGATCGCCATGGCCGCCTATCCAGAGGTGGTACAGGAACGGTTGGATAGCTTTTCTAGCCGCTGGGAAGCAGCTCCACCAACGGAATTTATTGCGTCGCAGTTTGATTTCGTGAGTGATCTGGCCGGAGTTTTGGGGCGGGGCCTGGGGCGGGCAACCAATTCGGCCCGGAGTTTTGGGGAAACGAAGCTGATTGAAACCTACTATCCCAAGCTGTTATTTGAGATTGGCCCGATCGGGGTGTTGCTCTTTCTGGTGGTCGTGACCACACTAACGGTAGTCACGTTCCGCGCCTATCGCCAACTCAAGGATAAAAACCTGCGGGGCATGGGGGCGGCGCTGTGGGTGTTTATCCTGTTTATCAGCTACAACACCTATTACTATCCCCTCGATGTGGATCCAGTTGGAGTTTACTACTGGTTTATGGCAGGAGCCTTACTCAAGTTGCCGGAACTGGAAAAAACCGAAGTGCCCCAACTGGCTGAGGCAACGGCGACTCCACCTAAAGGCAAACGTCGTAAGTCATCTCCCCGATCGAGATAG
- a CDS encoding cyclase family protein: protein MDLTKPIDAAIEIYATATYSDPPFECREWCSVNDQGFRVSELRLGTQTGTHIDAPAHFDAHGATLEALSPAHLIGRYFLLDLPTYGTIETVTTLCSSIADEGILFIRAPLQTSSCLTLDALTYLLQLAPPLWVVDGSVTIAAAPDFTFYQQLAKAGKYWVEDLDRPTAQKVHPNGEIFALPLALVGTSGAPCRVLIRQ, encoded by the coding sequence TTGGATTTGACAAAACCGATCGACGCAGCGATCGAAATATATGCCACGGCAACCTATAGTGACCCCCCGTTTGAATGTCGGGAATGGTGTTCCGTTAACGACCAGGGCTTTCGAGTGTCAGAATTACGCCTCGGCACCCAAACTGGCACCCACATCGATGCCCCCGCCCACTTTGATGCCCACGGAGCCACCCTAGAAGCCCTGTCCCCCGCCCACTTGATAGGCCGCTACTTCCTCCTAGACTTGCCCACCTATGGCACGATCGAAACAGTAACCACCCTGTGTTCCTCGATCGCCGACGAAGGGATTTTATTCATTCGCGCCCCCTTACAAACCAGCAGTTGCCTGACCCTGGACGCCTTAACCTATCTACTGCAACTGGCACCCCCCTTGTGGGTTGTAGATGGGTCTGTGACGATCGCCGCTGCCCCAGATTTTACGTTCTACCAACAGCTAGCCAAGGCAGGTAAATACTGGGTTGAAGATCTCGATCGACCCACAGCCCAGAAAGTCCATCCTAACGGTGAAATCTTTGCTTTACCATTAGCCTTGGTCGGCACCAGCGGGGCACCCTGCCGCGTCCTCATCCGCCAATAA